One window from the genome of Pseudonocardia hierapolitana encodes:
- a CDS encoding DMT family transporter, which produces MDRVLGPLFVLLWSSGFLAGVFATRDVPGLSLATVRLMLAGGLLVAVAVATGARWPRGRREWRDLVVTGVLIQAVQYGATSCALAFGVSAGLAALVLCLSPVVVAALGGPVLGERLGPLGWLGSAVAVAGALVAGLDHLDDGGSIAGLALLGLGLAGFAGGTLHQKRVGDRMDLRTGSAVQVLVGAAVLAPLALLVDGGVVLPHTATGAGALAWLTVVNSGAAVLLLFALLRRGTAASVSGLLYLVPPVTAVLAVPVLGQPLEPRTLAGLAVTLTGVVLVQRASRERQRGGLAATRQ; this is translated from the coding sequence GTGGACCGGGTGCTGGGGCCGCTGTTCGTCCTGCTGTGGAGCTCCGGCTTCCTGGCGGGCGTGTTCGCGACGCGGGACGTGCCGGGTCTGTCGCTCGCAACCGTGCGGCTGATGCTGGCCGGCGGCCTGCTGGTCGCGGTCGCGGTGGCCACCGGCGCCCGATGGCCGCGCGGTCGGAGGGAGTGGCGCGACCTGGTCGTCACGGGCGTGTTGATCCAGGCGGTGCAGTACGGCGCGACCAGCTGTGCGCTTGCGTTCGGCGTCTCGGCCGGCCTCGCCGCGCTGGTGCTCTGCCTGAGCCCGGTGGTGGTCGCCGCACTCGGTGGGCCGGTACTCGGGGAACGGCTCGGCCCGCTCGGGTGGCTCGGATCTGCTGTCGCGGTGGCCGGGGCGCTCGTCGCAGGCCTCGACCACCTCGACGACGGCGGCAGTATCGCGGGGCTCGCCCTGCTCGGCCTCGGGCTCGCGGGATTCGCAGGGGGGACACTCCACCAGAAGCGGGTGGGCGACAGGATGGATCTGCGCACGGGCTCCGCCGTGCAGGTGCTGGTCGGTGCGGCCGTGCTGGCGCCGCTCGCCCTCCTGGTGGACGGTGGCGTCGTCCTGCCGCACACCGCGACCGGTGCCGGCGCGCTCGCCTGGCTCACGGTCGTCAACTCGGGCGCGGCCGTCCTGCTGCTCTTCGCACTGCTGCGCCGGGGCACGGCGGCCTCGGTCAGCGGGCTGCTCTACCTCGTGCCGCCGGTCACCGCCGTGCTCGCCGTGCCCGTCCTCGGGCAGCCGCTCGAGCCGCGGACGCTGGCCGGCCTGGCGGTCACGCTGACGGGGGTGGTGCTGGTGCAGCGCGCGTCACGAGAGCGTCAGCGAGGTGGCCTTGCTGCAACACGGCAGTAG